In one window of Meleagris gallopavo isolate NT-WF06-2002-E0010 breed Aviagen turkey brand Nicholas breeding stock chromosome 4, Turkey_5.1, whole genome shotgun sequence DNA:
- the SLC25A4 gene encoding ADP/ATP translocase 1: PCRVLLPALLSPPTLLLLLQVQHASKQITAEKQYKGIIDCVIRIPKEQGIISFWRGNLANVIRYFPTQALNFAFKDKYKQIFLGGVDRHKQFWRYFAGNLASGGAAGATSLCFVYPLDFARTRLAADVGKGVAEREFTGLGDCIVKIFKSDGLRGLYQGFNVSVQGIIIYRAAYFGVYDTAKGMLPDPKNVHIIVSWMIAQSVTAAAGLVSYPFDTVRRRMMMQSGRKGADIMYKGTIDCWKKIAKDEGSKAFFKGAWSNVLRGMGGAFVLVLYDEIKKYV; the protein is encoded by the exons CCCTGCCGCGTCCttctccctgccctgctctccCCTCCCACCCTCCTCTTGCTTCTCCAGGTCCAGCACGCCAGCAAACAGATCACAGCAGAGAAACAGTACAAGGGCATCATCGACTGCGTCATCCGCATCCCCAAGGAGCAAGGCATCATCTCCTTCTGGAGGGGCAATCTAGCCAATGTCATCCGGTACTTCCCCACCCAGGCCCTCAACTTCGCCTTCAAGGACAAGTACAAGCAGATCTTCCTGGGGGGAGTGGACAGGCACAAGCAGTTCTGGCGCTACTTCGCGGGCAACCTGGCATCTGGTGGTGCGGCTGGAGCCACCTCGCTCTGCTTCGTCTACCCGTTGGATTTTGCCAGGACCCGGCTGGCGGCTGATGTGGGCAAAGGAGTAGCCGAGAGGGAATTCACGGGGCTGGGCGACTGCATTGTCAAGATCTTCAAGTCTGATGGCTTGAGGGGCCTGTACCAGGGATTCAATGTGTCTGTCCAGGGCATCATCATCTACAGAGCAGCTTATTTTGGGGTTTATGACACAGCCAAGG GTATGTTGCCTGATCCAAAGAATGTGCACATCATAGTGAGCTGGATGATTGCCCAGAgtgtcactgcagcagcagggctggtttCGTACCCATTTGATACTGTGCGACGTAGGATGATGATGCAGTCTGGACGAAAGGGAG CTGATATTATGTACAAGGGCACAATTGATTGCTGGAAGAAGATAGCAAAAGATGAAGGATCCAAAGCATTCTTCAAAGGTGCCTGGTCAAATGTGTTGAGAGGCATGGGTGGAGCTTTTGTATTAGTACTTTATGATGAAATCAAGAAGTATGTCTAA